DNA from Krasilnikovia cinnamomea:
GTTGCGGGTGCTCGCCCTCAAGTCCGCGGTGTTCGAGCTGTCCGGAGGCGATGAGCACACAGCCGAGCTGGAGATCAGCGCCCCGGTCGACGAGATGGTGCACGCGGTGCTGGCGCAGTACACGTTGTGCCAGGCGATGACCGGGAGGATCGGCATCCGGTTCGTGCACATGACCGACCAGGAACGGTTCAACTACGAGGCTGACGGCTATACCGACCAGTGTTACCGCGCAGGCGGATGGGGGGAGCCGAACCGGCGGTACTGGCTCAGCCGCGCGGAGATGGGCCGCAGGCTCGACATCCTGGGCGTGAAGTACGAGAGCATCGGCATCCAGGCGGAAGGTCGGAGCCATCGGTTCAGCTTCGACGAGCCGACGCCGACCGAGGCTGCTGCAGCCGGCGTCACGGCCTGAATCCAACGGCTCAGCGCCGTGCCAGCTCCACGGTCAGCACGCGGCGCATTGCGATCACGACGTCCCTCTCGGCGAAACGGTCACCGGCCAGCGTTTCGGCTGCCGCCAGTGCCTGATGGATCCGGGCCGGGCCGGCGGCGCGAACTACCGCGATGATCCACGCTTCGAGGTTGGTCACATCGTCGGGCAATTCCAAGGCGTCGCGAGTCGGTGCCGGCGGTTCCTCGGGAATCGTCGGCACCGGCAGGCCACCCGAACGGTACGCGCCCGGTGGAAGGCCGACACGGTACGGGTGGACGCATACCGGAACCCGGGTGTGGACGTCCACGCGGCAGCCGAGCTCCGGATCGTAACGGGACGTCGGGCCTGGACGGTCGGTCACATCGAACTGCCCGAGGGGCAGCGACTGCGCCGGGCAGACGACGCACGTCGCGTCGATCAACTGCTCGGCCGTCATCGCCATGCCAGCACAGTACATGTGCAAACCAGCTGAAAGCAGATGCGAATGGGTGCACCGTCATTGCCCCGGACACCATTGGTCACCCAGGCGATCACGCTGGCCCGGCAATGGTGCCAGGGCCACGTCATTGACGGGTCACCAGCCATCGGACACGCCCTCAAGGTGGCTCGCAAGGTCGTGGAACACCTGCCCGACGCTCCTGAGTCCCTGCTCGCTGCGGTGATCTTGCACGACGCGCCCTACTTCGCGCCTAAGGACCTCGACCTCGGACTCGTACTCACCGATCAGCTCAATCCCAGGGTGGTCCAGATCGTCCGGGCGATCCAGGAAGAGCATGACTGCCTGCACCACGCCGTAATCCCGGGAGTGAACGTCGGGGAGCCCGACGTGATTGTCGCCAGTGCGGCCGACAAGGTGGTCAGCATCGGCGCCATTCTGCGGCGCGCGCAGCGGCATCCGACGCCAGCCGCGTACTGGATGACTCGCCAGCCGTTTGTTGACCGCGTTCCCTACTTCGGCGCCTTTGCGACCGCGGCCGGGCCGATTCTGCCGATGACGCTGGCCGAAGAGTTGAAGACCGTTGTCGGTGCCGCGTACGCCGCGACCCGACATGCCGCGAAGCGCTGATCCGGTGGCGGTGTCGTAGCCGACTACCGCCGCACCTACGGGAAGCTGCCCAGCCGCACGCTCGATCACTAGCGGGCACGTCGGCTTCTATTCGATGCACTTCTGGCCTTCGAGCGCGAGGGCGACACCGTCCACCTTGCCCTTCCTCACATCGATGCGGTAGCCGGCCTTGCGGTTGCCCGGCGTGTCCGCCCAGCCGTACCCCGTGTCGCCGCCCCCGACAATCTCCTCCCAGTCCGGGTACGCCTTCCGAACTCCGTCGATCGAACTGCCCAGCCGGATACCCTCCGGCGTGCGGATGCCGCCGTACATGTCGATACTCGACAGTCCCAGGCCGGGGGTGAAGAAGACGGTGGCGTTGGTACCCCGCAGCTTCGAGATGCCGCAGTGCCCGGTGAAGTCCTCGACCTTGTATCCGACGATCATTCCGGTCGCCCGGGCCTGTTCCAGGGTCATGCCCAGCTTGAGCGCGCCCAGGCCCTGGGGGCCCAGCACCAGGGCGGCCGGTGACGTCGACGGCTTCGGGCCGGCTGCGGGCGGCGTGGTGGACGGGGCCGGGGCGGGTGAGCCCGGAGCGGACGGGGCCAGGGCGGACGGGGCCAGGGCGGCGCTCGTGGGCGGGGAGCCTCCGGCGGGCGCCGCGTTGCCGTCCAGCCGCCGTGGGCCGTCGTCGCAGCCGGCCACCGCCAGCGCGCCGACGAGCACCACCCCGGCGAGTCGCGTCCTGGTCATCTCGATCCCCCGTTCGGGTCTCCGTTGTTCGATCACCTGGTGCGATGCCGGAACGGGCGGCCCGGTTCGCAACTTCCGGTCTCGGTTCGGTAACGGGGCGATGGGGCGATTCGTCGGCGGACCGGGCTCAGCGGCCGGACAGGGCGGTCAGCTCCGCGCGGGTGAATCCGGCGTCGGTCAGGGCCCCGCAGTCGACGCCGCGCAGCAGGAACCCGGCGAGGGCGCGGGCGGTCGCGGGCTCGTCGGCGATCCCGCTGTCCTGCCGGTCCAGGTAACGCCGCAGGCGTTCGACGGCGGTGTCGCGGCCGTCGGCGAAGAACGCGTACGTGGCCGCATAGCGGGTGGGCAGCTGCGCCGGGTGCAGGTCCCAGCCCTGGTAGAAGCCGCGTTCCAGGGAGCGGCGGACGAGCCGGTGGTGCAGCTCCCACGCGGCGTGCACCTGCGCGGGGGTGCCCACGGGCAGCACGTTGGTGGAGCCGTCCGACAGGCGTACGCCGGTCTGGGCGGCGGCGGCCTGCATCACCGCCTTGGCGTGGTCGGCGGCCGGGTGCTCCATCGACTGGTACGCCGCCGCCACCCCCGCCGCCGCGCTGTAGTCGTACGTGCCGTAGTGCAGGCCGAGGCAGCGCCCGGCCGCGGCCGTGATGAGCCGGGCCACCGTGGCCGTGCCGTCCGCGCCCAGCACGGCCGCGGGCAGTTCGACCTGGATCTCGAAGCGCAGGGTCCCGGCGGCCAGGCCGTACGCCGACTCCAGGCGCTCGCACAGCCAGACCATCGCGGCTACCTGGTCGGCGCCGCTGACCTTGGGCAGCGTGATGACGAACGGGTCCGGATAGGACTCCAGGAACAGCTCCAGGGTGCGCAGGGCCCGGTGCCGGGTGGCGGCCTCCAGCGACTTGATCCGGATGCCGACGAACGGCGGCACCGGGCCCGCGCGCAGCACGGACACGGCGGTGCGGACCGCCGCGTCCTCCTGCGCGTCGTCGCGCACGCCGTAGCCGTCCTCGAAGTCGACGCGCAGGTCCTCGATCGGTTCGGTGGCGAGCTTCGCGCGCACCGCGTCAGCGCCCGGGAAACCGAAGCCGTACCGGTCCATCGCGGCGACCGCCTGTGTGCCCCACTCGCGGAAGTCCGCGATCCGGTCGGCGGGCACGTAGACGGTGTGCACCGGCTGGCGCCCGGCGCGCTCGCCCGGGTAGCGCTCCGCGAGGAACGCGTCGTGGGCGGCGAGCCGGGCATCCAGCGCGGCACGGTCGGAGTCGCCGAGGCGCATCAGTCGATGGCGTCGTACGCCACGGTCGTGAGGAAGTCCGCGAAGTCGTCGGCGAGGGCGACCCGCTCGAACAGCTTGCGGGCGTCGTCGAAGCGCCCGGCGGTCCACGCCTCGTCGCCGATGGCCTGACGGATCTTGACCAGTTCCTCGTCCTCGATCCGGCCCACGAGGTCGGCGGTGATCGGGGTCCCGTCCTCGAGGCGGACCCCGTTGTGGATCCACTGCCAGATCTGGGAGCGGGAGATCTCGGCGGTGGCCGCGTCCTCCATCAGGTTGTGGATGGCGACGGCGCCGTTGCCGCGCAGCCACGCCTCCAGGTACTGCAGCGCCACGTCGACGTTGTTGCGCAGCCCGGCCTCGGTGACCGCGCCCGGGGTGGCCGAGACGTCGAGCAGCTGGGCCGCCTCGACGGAGACGTCGTCGCGGAGCCGGTCGAGCTGGTTGGGCTTGTCGCCCAGCACCCGGTCGAAGACCTCCTGGCAGACCGGCACCAGGTCGGGGTGGGCCACCCAGGAGCCGTCGAAGCCGTCCCCGGCCTCGCGCT
Protein-coding regions in this window:
- a CDS encoding DUF6986 family protein; the protein is MRLGDSDRAALDARLAAHDAFLAERYPGERAGRQPVHTVYVPADRIADFREWGTQAVAAMDRYGFGFPGADAVRAKLATEPIEDLRVDFEDGYGVRDDAQEDAAVRTAVSVLRAGPVPPFVGIRIKSLEAATRHRALRTLELFLESYPDPFVITLPKVSGADQVAAMVWLCERLESAYGLAAGTLRFEIQVELPAAVLGADGTATVARLITAAAGRCLGLHYGTYDYSAAAGVAAAYQSMEHPAADHAKAVMQAAAAQTGVRLSDGSTNVLPVGTPAQVHAAWELHHRLVRRSLERGFYQGWDLHPAQLPTRYAATYAFFADGRDTAVERLRRYLDRQDSGIADEPATARALAGFLLRGVDCGALTDAGFTRAELTALSGR